A genome region from Myxococcota bacterium includes the following:
- a CDS encoding cytochrome c3 family protein has protein sequence MAQIFPKWTNKVPKIAVVSLVCSAIGIVFIFWYWFSPYNLEVGYQPVQPVPYSHKIHAGDLGMDCRYCHTGVEKGPVAGVPPTQTCMNCHATIKTDSLALERVRESNRTDLPIPWIRVHKVADYAYFDHSAHIAAGVGCISCHGRIDQMTEVKLEKPLSMGWCLDCHRNPEPHLRPLDKITDMEWVGDENWKTIARAKAKTLHPPVESCSGCHR, from the coding sequence ATGGCGCAGATTTTTCCAAAATGGACTAACAAAGTCCCGAAAATAGCCGTTGTATCGTTAGTGTGTTCGGCTATCGGGATCGTTTTCATTTTTTGGTACTGGTTTTCTCCTTATAACTTGGAAGTAGGCTACCAGCCCGTTCAGCCGGTACCTTACAGTCACAAGATTCATGCAGGCGATCTAGGGATGGATTGCCGCTACTGTCACACGGGTGTGGAAAAGGGCCCAGTTGCGGGTGTTCCACCGACGCAGACTTGTATGAACTGTCATGCGACGATTAAAACCGATTCATTGGCTTTGGAGCGGGTTCGTGAAAGTAACCGAACCGATTTGCCCATTCCTTGGATTCGAGTTCATAAAGTTGCGGACTATGCCTATTTCGATCACAGCGCTCATATTGCTGCTGGTGTAGGTTGCATCAGCTGCCATGGCCGTATTGATCAAATGACCGAAGTCAAACTTGAGAAGCCTTTGAGCATGGGTTGGTGTCTTGATTGCCATCGAAATCCAGAGCCTCACTTAAGGCCGTTAGATAAAATTACCGACATGGAATGGGTAGGCGATGAGAACTGGAAGACAATTGCCAGAGCGAAGGCCAAAACCCTCCATCCACCGGTTGAAAGCTGTTCAGGGTGCCACCGATGA
- a CDS encoding Fe-S cluster-containing hydrogenase, whose protein sequence is MKYWRSVQYQEWTDEYKNLVKHEFQDGQSEFTSLQRRDMLKLMGASFALAGLGTACRRPVDKIMPYSKAPEGTIPGVSKYFATTRPCAWGATGLVVETHEGRPTKIEGNTLHPASLGTASIHDQASVLELYDPDRSRTPMRAFGEGQVPSTWGEWDAFADEHFRALQKTQGEGLAFVLNGEESPTIERLKKEVLLKFPKAVFYVHQPLALVNTKAGAEKAFGAGSRVMYRLENAKVILTVQADPIMCGPSAKMNARGFAQGRKIFKAEQASSMNRLYSVEANYSLTGTNADHRLPLSVFETPGFLNALAYELFPGRFAAAGFKDAKFVKALAKDLLKNKGQAVIVVGETLPAECHVLAHALNQALDAQGKVFDVLKASVTTERNVNQLAEDLGRSQINTLVMFSVNPVYSSAAKLKLTDALKKASTVIHAGIYADETAQLAHWHLPLNHFLESWGDARAFDGTVSFIQPMIDPLFGSRSDIEVLAQIADLPSKKGQELLKATWSGAKWEQALHDGVLPGTAYPIAAKNTVSAAAVAGAKALQNGEVEILFGFDHKVLDGRYANLSWMQELADPVTKITWGNAILVSQAMAVKMGIQSKVTDRLYNADVLSVTLDGQTTEAPAFIMPGLADNSVIVSLGYGREKAGTIGNGVGVNFFKLLPASGSRVSSNALIKRTGKTEKLASTQEQFAMNGDAIQEVSVLSLEKRDPAKLRTAKEFGDGAKIKKPETAQMTEAWKYTGNKWGMVIDLTSCIGCNACVTACQSENNIPVVGKDQVMRSRALQWIRVDRYFTGDVKNPMSIAQPVPCMHCENAPCEPVCPVAATVHDTEGLNTMIYNRCVGTRYCGNNCPYKVRRFNYLDYSNSGNIYINPLDKERNVLLQMQKNPDVTIRYRGVMEKCTYCTQRIQEAKISAKREHQDSNDLPDGAVTPACAQTCPTQAITFGNLNDDESRVSVLKLSDRNYDLLGELNTRPRTSYLAKLRNPNLELV, encoded by the coding sequence ATGAAATACTGGCGTTCGGTGCAGTACCAAGAGTGGACCGACGAATACAAAAATCTGGTTAAACACGAGTTCCAAGACGGCCAGAGCGAGTTCACCAGTCTGCAACGTCGAGACATGCTTAAGCTGATGGGCGCTTCGTTTGCACTGGCTGGTCTTGGCACAGCTTGCAGACGGCCTGTTGATAAAATCATGCCGTATTCGAAGGCGCCTGAAGGAACCATCCCGGGCGTGTCGAAGTATTTCGCGACCACCAGGCCTTGTGCTTGGGGAGCAACAGGCCTTGTGGTGGAAACCCACGAAGGTCGGCCCACGAAGATTGAAGGCAACACGCTGCATCCCGCGAGCTTAGGCACAGCAAGCATCCATGACCAAGCTTCAGTGCTTGAGCTTTATGATCCAGATCGTTCACGGACGCCTATGAGAGCATTCGGTGAAGGCCAAGTGCCAAGCACCTGGGGCGAATGGGATGCATTTGCAGACGAGCATTTTAGAGCGCTCCAAAAGACTCAAGGCGAAGGCTTGGCGTTTGTATTAAACGGCGAAGAGTCGCCGACCATTGAACGCCTGAAAAAAGAAGTTTTGCTGAAGTTTCCTAAAGCGGTCTTTTATGTTCACCAGCCTTTGGCGTTGGTAAATACAAAAGCAGGCGCTGAGAAGGCCTTTGGTGCCGGCTCGCGTGTTATGTATCGGTTGGAAAATGCGAAAGTAATCCTCACCGTGCAGGCAGATCCGATCATGTGTGGCCCGAGCGCCAAAATGAACGCGCGCGGCTTTGCTCAAGGTCGTAAAATTTTCAAGGCTGAACAAGCCTCATCGATGAACCGATTGTATTCGGTTGAAGCCAATTATTCGCTGACTGGCACCAACGCTGATCACAGGTTGCCGTTGTCCGTTTTTGAAACGCCTGGCTTTTTAAATGCGCTGGCTTATGAGTTGTTTCCGGGCAGATTTGCCGCGGCAGGCTTTAAGGACGCAAAGTTTGTCAAAGCGCTCGCTAAAGATTTGCTTAAAAACAAGGGGCAGGCGGTTATTGTGGTTGGGGAGACCTTGCCTGCCGAATGCCATGTGCTGGCCCACGCCTTAAACCAAGCTTTGGATGCACAGGGCAAAGTTTTTGACGTCCTAAAAGCCTCGGTCACTACTGAAAGAAATGTTAATCAGCTGGCCGAAGATCTCGGCAGAAGCCAGATTAATACACTCGTGATGTTCAGCGTGAATCCGGTGTACTCGAGCGCTGCTAAGTTAAAGCTTACGGATGCTTTAAAAAAGGCTTCTACAGTGATTCATGCGGGTATTTACGCGGATGAAACTGCTCAGTTGGCCCATTGGCACTTGCCGCTCAATCACTTCCTCGAAAGCTGGGGTGATGCACGCGCGTTTGACGGAACGGTTTCTTTCATACAGCCGATGATCGATCCACTGTTTGGATCGCGCTCGGATATTGAAGTATTGGCCCAAATCGCCGACTTGCCTTCGAAAAAGGGTCAAGAGTTGTTAAAGGCGACCTGGAGTGGCGCCAAATGGGAACAGGCACTGCATGACGGCGTGTTGCCGGGAACGGCTTATCCGATCGCGGCAAAGAACACGGTTTCTGCTGCGGCTGTTGCCGGTGCCAAGGCGCTTCAAAATGGCGAAGTGGAAATCTTATTCGGCTTTGATCACAAAGTGCTCGATGGTCGCTATGCCAATTTAAGCTGGATGCAGGAATTGGCTGACCCCGTAACCAAAATTACTTGGGGTAACGCCATTTTGGTTAGCCAGGCCATGGCGGTCAAGATGGGCATTCAAAGCAAAGTGACTGACCGCTTGTACAACGCGGACGTTTTATCTGTGACTTTAGATGGTCAAACGACAGAAGCACCGGCGTTTATTATGCCGGGCCTGGCCGATAACAGCGTGATAGTGTCGTTGGGATACGGTCGTGAAAAAGCCGGAACCATTGGTAATGGCGTTGGCGTTAACTTCTTTAAGCTTTTGCCTGCCTCTGGCAGCAGGGTGTCTTCAAACGCTCTCATTAAGCGAACAGGCAAGACAGAAAAGCTAGCATCTACTCAAGAGCAGTTTGCGATGAATGGCGATGCCATTCAGGAAGTTAGTGTGCTGTCGCTTGAAAAGCGTGATCCTGCGAAACTTCGAACGGCCAAAGAGTTCGGCGATGGCGCTAAGATTAAGAAGCCTGAAACCGCTCAAATGACCGAAGCATGGAAATACACTGGCAACAAATGGGGCATGGTCATCGATTTGACATCCTGTATTGGTTGCAACGCTTGCGTGACCGCTTGTCAGTCGGAAAACAATATTCCTGTGGTTGGCAAAGACCAGGTGATGCGTTCACGTGCTTTGCAGTGGATTCGAGTCGACAGATATTTCACAGGTGATGTGAAAAACCCGATGAGCATCGCACAGCCTGTGCCTTGTATGCATTGCGAAAACGCGCCTTGTGAACCGGTTTGTCCTGTAGCAGCCACGGTGCATGATACCGAAGGTCTGAACACGATGATTTACAATCGTTGTGTTGGGACGCGATATTGCGGTAACAACTGCCCGTATAAAGTCAGGCGCTTTAACTACTTGGATTACTCCAACAGCGGCAATATCTATATTAACCCGCTGGATAAAGAACGTAACGTTCTGTTGCAAATGCAAAAGAATCCGGATGTCACGATTCGTTATCGCGGCGTTATGGAAAAATGCACTTATTGCACGCAACGGATTCAAGAAGCCAAGATTTCGGCAAAGAGAGAGCACCAAGACTCGAATGATTTGCCAGACGGCGCGGTAACCCCTGCTTGCGCGCAGACTTGCCCAACCCAGGCCATTACTTTTGGCAACTTGAACGATGACGAGTCACGGGTCAGTGTTTTGAAACTCAGCGATCGGAACTATGATTTGTTGGGTGAACTGAACACCAGACCTAGAACGTCTTATCTCGCCAAACTCAGAAACCCAAATTTGGAGCTGGTCTAA
- the nrfD gene encoding NrfD/PsrC family molybdoenzyme membrane anchor subunit → MHRGDVVLEEHVSGRETLIRGGLSYHDVTEAVCRMPETPFMMSPKAWMIGLAVSLSLLAMFLLSIGYLIWEGIGIWGNMSPVFWAWDIVNFVFWVGIGHAGTLISAILFLFRQKWRTSINRYAEAMTIFAVICALVFPGIHVGRIWVVYYFFPVPNQMDMWPNFRSPLLWDLFAVGTYFTVSLLFWYVGLVPDLATLRDRAKNKTAKLLYGIFSLGWRGSMQHWVHYERAYLLLAALSTPLVLSVHSVVSFDFATAQLPGWHTTIFPPYFVAGAIFSGFAMVQTLMLPARKWLGLKDIVTMKHIENMNKIILVTGTMVGYAYGVEFFMAWYSGNEYESFTFVNRAFGPYAWAYWTMVSCNVLTPQLFWFRKLRTNITLSFILSIFVNIGMWFERFVIIVTSLNRDFLPSSWHYFTPRIWEPVFFIGSFGLFFTLFLLFVRYLPVIAMAEVKSVMPHGEEHHA, encoded by the coding sequence ATGCATCGCGGAGACGTGGTTTTAGAAGAACATGTGAGCGGCCGAGAGACCTTGATTCGCGGTGGCTTGTCCTATCACGATGTGACCGAGGCAGTTTGCAGGATGCCAGAAACACCGTTCATGATGAGCCCCAAGGCTTGGATGATTGGCCTGGCTGTTTCCTTGTCGCTGCTGGCCATGTTTTTATTGTCCATTGGCTACTTGATTTGGGAAGGCATCGGGATTTGGGGAAACATGTCTCCCGTCTTTTGGGCGTGGGATATTGTTAACTTCGTGTTCTGGGTTGGTATTGGCCATGCTGGAACGCTGATTTCTGCGATTTTGTTTTTGTTTAGGCAAAAATGGCGGACATCGATTAATCGCTACGCAGAGGCAATGACCATTTTTGCGGTTATTTGCGCTTTGGTATTTCCGGGCATTCACGTTGGGCGTATCTGGGTGGTTTACTACTTCTTCCCGGTGCCGAACCAGATGGATATGTGGCCGAATTTTAGATCGCCACTGCTTTGGGATTTATTTGCGGTAGGGACTTACTTCACCGTTTCGTTGTTGTTCTGGTATGTGGGGTTAGTACCGGATTTGGCAACTTTGCGCGATAGAGCGAAGAATAAGACGGCCAAGCTGCTTTACGGGATTTTCTCGTTAGGCTGGCGTGGGTCGATGCAGCATTGGGTTCATTATGAACGCGCGTACTTGTTGCTCGCGGCATTGTCGACACCGTTGGTGCTTTCGGTGCATAGCGTGGTGTCTTTCGACTTTGCGACGGCGCAGCTGCCGGGTTGGCATACGACGATTTTCCCGCCGTATTTCGTTGCTGGGGCGATTTTCTCTGGATTTGCAATGGTGCAGACTTTGATGTTGCCCGCTCGAAAATGGTTGGGGCTTAAAGACATTGTGACCATGAAGCACATCGAGAACATGAATAAGATCATCCTGGTCACTGGGACGATGGTCGGATATGCTTATGGCGTTGAATTCTTCATGGCTTGGTACAGCGGTAATGAGTACGAGTCTTTCACTTTCGTGAATCGTGCGTTTGGGCCTTATGCATGGGCTTATTGGACCATGGTTTCTTGTAACGTGCTGACGCCGCAGTTGTTCTGGTTCAGAAAGCTTCGAACCAATATTACTTTGAGCTTTATCTTGTCGATATTTGTGAATATCGGGATGTGGTTTGAGCGTTTTGTAATTATCGTGACTTCGTTGAACCGTGACTTTTTGCCTTCCAGCTGGCATTATTTTACGCCTCGTATTTGGGAGCCGGTGTTTTTTATCGGTTCATTCGGTCTGTTTTTTACGCTGTTTTTGTTGTTCGTTCGATACCTTCCAGTGATTGCCATGGCGGAAGTCAAAAGCGTCATGCCGCATGGAGAAGAACACCATGCTTAA
- a CDS encoding DUF3341 domain-containing protein, translated as MLKNYALIAEYENPHDICHAAEQVREAGYKKWDACTPFAVHGLDKAMGLKASILPWFVLVAAITGCGLISWLMIWVAAYDYPLNIGGKPTLSIPAFVPPAFEVTILFSALTSVFGMFILNGLPRWNHPLFHSKRFERVTDDRFFIVIKASDKMFELEKTKALLEMTHPLNVELVEEA; from the coding sequence ATGCTTAAGAATTATGCTCTGATTGCAGAATATGAAAACCCTCATGATATCTGCCACGCGGCTGAACAAGTGCGCGAGGCAGGGTATAAAAAGTGGGATGCTTGCACACCTTTTGCCGTACACGGGTTGGATAAAGCCATGGGGCTTAAGGCCAGTATTTTGCCTTGGTTTGTCTTGGTAGCGGCCATCACTGGGTGCGGGCTGATTTCATGGTTGATGATTTGGGTGGCGGCTTATGATTACCCTTTGAATATTGGTGGTAAGCCAACGCTGAGCATTCCAGCGTTTGTGCCGCCAGCGTTTGAAGTAACGATTTTGTTTAGTGCGCTCACTTCGGTTTTTGGCATGTTTATATTGAATGGCTTGCCGCGTTGGAATCATCCGTTGTTTCACTCGAAGCGATTTGAGCGGGTTACCGACGATCGGTTCTTTATTGTGATTAAGGCCAGCGATAAGATGTTTGAGTTGGAAAAAACCAAAGCGCTGCTGGAGATGACCCATCCATTGAACGTAGAGCTGGTGGAGGAAGCATGA
- a CDS encoding cytochrome c, whose translation MRVLFLLTILAWSGCRGWTSTEPPIHPNPNMDTQIKYKPYRESEFFADQRDMRPRVAGTIARGDLADNDDLPVTQASMHRGRERFNIYCAPCHSAFGDGDGIVGRRLPIKPTTFHSDYMRAQPLSHFVDVMTNGIRTMPSYKHQVPMKDRKAIALYIRALQKLDQNKTKESP comes from the coding sequence ATGAGAGTCCTATTCCTTCTGACAATCCTGGCGTGGTCTGGCTGCAGGGGGTGGACATCCACCGAGCCGCCGATTCATCCAAATCCTAATATGGATACGCAGATTAAGTACAAGCCTTATCGCGAGAGCGAGTTCTTCGCTGACCAACGGGACATGAGACCGCGTGTGGCAGGGACGATTGCTCGGGGCGATTTGGCGGACAATGACGACTTGCCGGTAACTCAAGCTTCGATGCACCGCGGTAGAGAGCGTTTTAATATTTATTGCGCCCCGTGCCACTCAGCTTTTGGAGATGGAGATGGCATCGTAGGCAGAAGGCTGCCAATTAAGCCGACGACTTTCCATAGCGATTACATGCGTGCTCAACCTTTGAGCCATTTTGTAGACGTGATGACCAATGGTATTCGAACCATGCCTTCTTACAAACACCAAGTTCCGATGAAAGATCGCAAAGCCATCGCGCTTTATATCAGGGCGCTGCAAAAGCTTGATCAGAATAAAACGAAGGAGTCGCCATGA
- a CDS encoding SCO family protein, whose product MKLASFFITCFGLVAGEGSLLVPQILQGTEIVDKPGAKIPQDVQLLDHTGKPVRFADILGKGKPVVLTLGYYQCPMLCSLVLNGLTDVMKKQSLQIGRDYTILSVSINPNEKPDLADAKRKNYLKVIDKPDSTPWVFATGSMPEVKRLADSVGFGYQFDKKSGEYIHSAGIFVVSPQGVLTRTIYGISYKPSDFKMSLIDASNGKIGSLLDRVILSCFHYEPDSHKYGFYIFGLMRIAGFLTIVVISAVLLMFWKRERRAKAWTT is encoded by the coding sequence GTGAAGCTCGCTAGCTTCTTTATCACTTGCTTTGGCCTAGTGGCCGGCGAGGGGAGTCTGTTGGTGCCGCAGATTTTGCAAGGCACTGAGATTGTTGATAAGCCGGGTGCAAAGATCCCTCAGGATGTTCAGCTGCTGGATCATACGGGTAAACCTGTGCGTTTTGCAGACATTCTTGGCAAGGGAAAGCCGGTTGTCTTGACGCTGGGTTATTATCAATGCCCGATGCTGTGCAGCTTGGTGCTTAACGGTTTGACCGACGTCATGAAAAAGCAGTCTCTGCAGATTGGCAGGGACTATACGATCTTGTCGGTCAGCATTAACCCGAATGAAAAGCCAGATTTGGCGGATGCCAAGCGCAAGAATTATCTGAAAGTGATTGATAAGCCCGATAGTACGCCATGGGTGTTTGCCACGGGCAGTATGCCAGAAGTAAAGCGGCTGGCTGATTCGGTAGGGTTTGGGTATCAGTTCGATAAGAAATCAGGCGAGTATATTCATAGTGCGGGCATTTTCGTGGTGTCTCCTCAGGGCGTTTTAACGAGGACAATCTACGGGATCTCATATAAGCCTAGCGATTTTAAAATGAGCCTGATAGACGCGTCGAATGGAAAAATTGGGTCTTTGCTCGATCGAGTAATTCTCAGTTGCTTTCATTATGAACCCGACAGCCATAAGTACGGCTTTTACATTTTTGGTTTGATGCGGATTGCTGGATTTTTGACAATTGTGGTTATTTCAGCGGTCTTGTTGATGTTTTGGAAAAGAGAAAGGCGAGCAAAAGCATGGACAACTTAA
- the coxB gene encoding cytochrome c oxidase subunit II — MDNLKELLAMKLPVFSQWSWMPEPASAYAGEFDSLFFFLMWTGLGLFLLVIVPMFWFMAKYRRKNENQKALTQKDHNHLAETLWTFLPMIYLAVCFVWGFLGFLNVYSIPANAKELRVIGQKWNWTIQYPEEGISVSGQGAVVGVPIDTNIRLTMSSQDVIHSFFLPNFRIKQDVLPGRYSTLWFRADKEGEFPILCTEYCGDYHSNMLAKLKVMSKDNYKAWVENLKNANNSLAPKDLGAKLYQSKACVTCHTTDGAPRIGPTFKGLYGSTTELANGSKMKVDDTFIKEHILTPTKTPIKGYPPVMPAFQGQLSEVEINGLIEFIKSFK; from the coding sequence ATGGACAACTTAAAAGAGCTTTTGGCAATGAAATTGCCAGTATTTTCGCAGTGGTCATGGATGCCGGAGCCGGCGTCGGCCTATGCTGGCGAGTTTGATTCACTTTTTTTCTTTCTTATGTGGACAGGGCTCGGCCTTTTTCTATTGGTGATCGTGCCAATGTTTTGGTTCATGGCCAAATACCGCCGCAAAAACGAAAACCAAAAGGCACTGACTCAAAAAGACCACAACCACTTGGCAGAGACCTTGTGGACCTTTCTGCCGATGATCTATTTGGCAGTATGCTTCGTGTGGGGCTTTTTAGGCTTTTTGAATGTCTATTCGATTCCAGCGAATGCAAAAGAGCTTCGGGTAATTGGGCAAAAATGGAACTGGACAATTCAGTATCCGGAAGAAGGTATTTCGGTTTCAGGCCAGGGCGCTGTCGTCGGTGTTCCGATCGATACCAATATTAGGCTGACGATGTCGTCTCAAGACGTAATTCACAGCTTCTTCTTGCCGAACTTTCGAATTAAGCAAGACGTTTTGCCTGGGCGATATTCGACTTTGTGGTTTAGAGCTGACAAAGAAGGCGAGTTCCCCATCTTGTGCACCGAGTATTGTGGAGACTACCACAGCAATATGTTGGCCAAGCTGAAAGTCATGTCGAAAGACAACTATAAAGCTTGGGTTGAAAATTTAAAGAACGCGAATAACTCGCTGGCGCCGAAGGATTTGGGAGCTAAGCTTTATCAGAGTAAGGCTTGCGTCACTTGCCATACCACGGACGGCGCTCCTCGAATTGGGCCTACTTTTAAAGGGCTTTATGGCTCAACAACTGAGTTGGCTAATGGTAGCAAAATGAAAGTGGACGACACCTTTATTAAAGAGCATATTCTAACGCCAACCAAAACGCCGATTAAGGGTTATCCGCCAGTAATGCCTGCGTTCCAAGGGCAGCTCAGCGAAGTAGAAATTAATGGTTTGATCGAGTTTATCAAATCTTTTAAGTAA